In Haliotis asinina isolate JCU_RB_2024 chromosome 15, JCU_Hal_asi_v2, whole genome shotgun sequence, one DNA window encodes the following:
- the LOC137265458 gene encoding peroxidase-like translates to MLKQAGLISQLTLLIVMAVPDARESQFDIQELRATLALAQAELKEELSQERAFEEADREASEPGSTIDQLNKFTFSSPASIERGNNHRIQVLQATQLMKTTNASSPAVILPMMRSSFVPESQCQSELPCDASAKYRTADGSCNNLAHTRWGMASIPMRRWLTPEYDDGFSSPRETATEGGSSKLPSARLVSRTVHTPSTNADLHTTFTHMLMQWGQFLDHDLTSTPTQQLAADGSSIGCCPTRRGKRSADINPFSSPSTRPQCFPIDIPQPDRRFTSTCMNFVRSVQIENADCEAVPVEQLNQITAFIDASQVYGSSQEEQDTLRTFENGQLKMRCSHLPEDSLPSCSTPDNPSYCFLAGDHRVNENPTLQSMHTIFVREHNRIAKQLQELNCDWGDEKTFQEARKIVGAIMQKITYDEYLPIILGPQAMKKYRLRIGSGTAYTNVYSTTTDPSIRNVFATAAFRMGHSMIDSNFSSFSSSHNFLGKDRLSEIFGDTNLILNVINRTVGHFSRGLTKDSVQIADRKMTLEVTDFLFPDSNGNGADLAALNVQRGRDHGLPSYTKWRKFCDVPEADSFSDLASTTHTTDATNLLEEAYDHIDDIDVFPGAMSEEPVTGGLLGPTFTCLLGKQFQALMKGDRFWFEENNTNAKFTRSQLREIRKASLSKVVCDNTDTFKIQRNAFIKGCPVPCGSLPEINLKFWKEKQTPTLTPWTSWGRCISGVRKRSRSRTTCGCSDTSYQTGRCLCNNWFKCYRG, encoded by the exons ATGCTGAAGCAGGCAGGGCTGATCTCCCAGCTGACTCTGCTGATAGTGATGGCTGTACCTGACGCAAGAGAGTCCCAATTCGACATACAAGAGCTGAGAGCCACTTTGGCTCTGGCCCAAGCTGAACTGAAAGAGGAACTGAGTCAAGAACGTGCCTTTGAGGAAGCAG ATCGAGAAGCATCAGAGCCTGGCTCTACAATTGATCAGCTCAACAAGTTCACATTCTCATCACCTGCGAGTATTGAAAGGGGAAACAACCATCGCATCCAGGTCCTCCAAGCTACACAGTTGATGAAGAC GACCAATGCATCATCACCAGCGGTTATTCTCCCGATGATGAGGAGTAGTTTTGTGCCAGAATCCCAGTGCCAATCTGAACTTCCCTGTGACGCCTCCGCCAAGTACAGGACAGCTGACGGTTCCTGCAACAACTTAGCGCACACACGATGGGGCATGGCATCCATTCCAATGAGACGCTGGTTGACACCCGAATATGATGACG GTTTCTCCTCTCCTCGCGAAACAGCCACCGAGGGGGGCTCATCAAAATTACCCAGTGCCCGACTGGTCAGCAGAACCGTTCACACCCCGTCAACAAACGCTGACCTGCACACCACGTTTACCCATATGCTGATGCAGTGGGGTCAATTCCTGGATCACGACCTCACTAGTACACCCACACAGCAATTAG CTGCGGATGGCAGTTCTATTGGGTGTTGTCCCACTCGTAGGGGAAAAAGGAGTGCAGATATAAATCCATTTTCATCTCCCTCCACAAG GCCCCAGTGCTTCCCCATTGACATTCCACAACCAGACAGACGCTTCACGTCCACCTGCATGAACTTCGTGCGTTCAGTTCAAATAGAGAACGCTGATTGTGAAGCAG TTCCTGTGGAACAGCTGAACCAGATCACAGCCTTCATAGACGCCTCCCAGGTGTACGGGTCGTCACAGGAAGAACAGGACACGCTGCGGACATTTGAGAACG GACAGCTGAAGATGAGATGTTCTCATTTGCCTGAAGATTCGTTACCGAGCTGTTCCACACCAGACAACCCCAGCTACTGCTTTCTGGCAG GTGATCATCGAGTGAATGAAAACCCAACTCTTCAGAGCATGCATACCATCTTTGTGAGAGAACACAACCGTATAGCTAAACAACTGCAGGAGCTGAACTGCGATTGGGGTGATGAGAAAACATTCCAGGAAGCCCGAAAGATAGTCGGTGCCATCATGCAG AAAATCACATACGATGAGTACTTGCCTATCATCCTGGGTCCACAAGCTATGAAGAAGTATCGCTTACGAATTGGATCTGGGACTGCTTACACCAACGTCTACAGCACAACGACAGACCCCAGCATCAGGAACGTCTTTGCTACTGCGGCTTTCAGAATGGGTCACTCCATGATCGACAGCAACTTTTCCAGCTTCAGCTCTTCTCATAATTTCCTCGGGAAGGACAGACTAAGCGAGATCTTCGGTGACACGAATCTCATTCTGAACGTCATCAACAGGACGGTCGGTCATTTCTCCAGAGGACTGACTAAGGACAGTGTTCAGATTGCAGATCGCAAAATGACTCTGGAGGTTACGGACTTCCTGTTTCCTGACAGCAATGGAAATGGTGCGGACTTGGCAGCTCTCAACGTCCAGAGAGGGAGAGACCACGGGCTCCCGTCTTACACCAAGTGGAGGAAGTTCTGTGACGTTCCAGAAGCTGACTCCTTCTCTGATCTCGCCTCCACCACTCACACAACAGATGCGACAAACCTTTTGGAAGAAGCGTATGA TCACATCGACGACATCGACGTTTTCCCAGGGGCTATGTCGGAGGAACCTGTTACAGGGGGACTTCTGGGGCCGACATTCACATGTCTCCTGGGCAAGCAGTTCCAGGCACTGATGAAAGGAGACCGATTCTGGTTTGAAGAGAACAACACCAATGCTAAATTTACTCGTA GTCAACTGCGTGAAATCCGGAAAGCCAGCCTGTCGAAGGTCGTGTGTGACAATACCGACACTTTCAAGATTCAACGAAACGCTTTCATCAAGGGTTGTCC GGTCCCATGTGGCTCTCTGCCAGAAATTAATCTCAAGTTCTGGAAAGAGAAACAGACTCCAACCCTTACCCCGTGGACGTCCTGGGGACGCTGCATCTCCGGCGTACGGAAAAGATCACGCTCCCGTACGACCTGTGGCTGCTCTGATACGAGCTATCAGACTGGCAGGTGTCTGTGTAATAATTGGTTTAAGTGTTACCGTGGTTAA